The Sediminispirochaeta smaragdinae DSM 11293 genome has a segment encoding these proteins:
- the otnK gene encoding 3-oxo-tetronate kinase has product MANQLYIGCIADDFTGASDAASFLTQGGLKTLLLNGVPEDDRNIDDDFTAIVIALKTRTQEVKKAVYDTNKAFEWLRKRKAVQIFLKYCSTFDSTRHGNIGPIVDNVLNKTGSKYTILCPAVPINKRIVRNGCLYVDGVPLNESSMKHHPLTPMWDSDIANLMKPQGKYECLKLDQYLMKKPKEEILSLIHRFGSDKEHFYVIPDFVYDEDAKKIVDVFGDLVLLTGGSGLMTELAKRYSNSDNPSSGKVSMGTAGHALILSGSCSQATLAQIDVFKHRGGKSIKIDSSKLTGSEEIERLWDFVLEHRSKPVLVYSSNVTAHISEEVKQSKQWRSVAGLLEDTAAEIAWRAVKAGFTRIIVAGGETSGAVTKRLGYNSLLIGESVSPGVPIMIPINDNKMRIVLKSGNFGGEDFFIRALDMTKE; this is encoded by the coding sequence ATGGCTAATCAATTATACATAGGGTGTATTGCAGATGATTTTACTGGCGCAAGCGATGCTGCCTCATTCCTTACACAGGGAGGATTGAAGACCCTGCTTTTAAATGGTGTTCCAGAAGATGATCGGAACATCGATGATGATTTTACCGCAATTGTCATTGCTTTGAAAACCAGGACCCAAGAGGTGAAAAAAGCGGTTTATGATACAAATAAGGCGTTTGAATGGTTAAGGAAACGAAAGGCCGTTCAGATTTTCTTAAAGTATTGTTCTACGTTTGATTCTACTCGCCATGGTAATATTGGACCCATTGTCGATAACGTGCTGAACAAGACTGGATCGAAATATACTATTCTTTGTCCTGCAGTACCTATTAATAAAAGAATTGTACGCAATGGTTGTCTTTATGTCGATGGTGTTCCTTTGAACGAAAGCTCAATGAAACACCATCCACTTACTCCAATGTGGGATAGCGATATTGCAAATTTAATGAAGCCACAGGGAAAATATGAATGCCTCAAACTTGATCAGTATTTGATGAAAAAACCTAAAGAAGAAATCCTTTCACTCATACATAGGTTTGGAAGCGATAAAGAACATTTTTATGTAATTCCTGATTTTGTCTATGATGAAGATGCAAAGAAAATTGTAGATGTTTTTGGTGACTTAGTACTTTTGACCGGAGGTTCCGGTCTTATGACTGAGCTTGCGAAAAGGTATTCCAATTCTGATAATCCTTCTTCAGGGAAGGTGAGCATGGGGACCGCTGGGCACGCTCTTATTTTATCTGGGAGCTGTTCACAAGCAACACTGGCACAGATTGATGTTTTTAAGCACCGGGGTGGGAAATCCATAAAGATTGACTCCTCAAAACTGACAGGTTCGGAAGAAATCGAACGCCTTTGGGACTTTGTGTTGGAACATCGTAGTAAACCTGTCTTGGTCTATAGTTCAAATGTTACCGCACATATTTCTGAGGAAGTAAAACAATCAAAGCAATGGCGGTCGGTTGCAGGTTTGCTGGAAGACACTGCAGCAGAAATTGCTTGGCGAGCTGTAAAAGCAGGCTTTACCAGAATCATTGTTGCTGGTGGTGAAACCTCGGGTGCCGTTACCAAACGGCTTGGCTATAATTCTTTGCTCATCGGGGAAAGCGTGTCACCTGGTGTTCCCATTATGATTCCAATCAACGACAACAAAATGAGAATAGTCTTAAAATCTGGAAATTTCGGCGGTGAAGATTTCTTTATACGGGCCTTAGACATGACAAAAGAATAG
- a CDS encoding putative quinol monooxygenase produces MFVVTVIFDVKDEYVDKFIEHSFSQAKASLAMEKGCHQFDISVNSLRENSFLLYEVYQDKAMFECHLKSNHYLVYDNAIRDWINSKEVMSWKKVE; encoded by the coding sequence ATGTTTGTTGTGACGGTAATATTTGATGTGAAAGATGAGTATGTGGACAAATTCATTGAGCATAGCTTTTCACAAGCTAAAGCATCTTTGGCTATGGAGAAGGGATGTCATCAATTTGATATTTCTGTTAATTCATTAAGAGAAAATAGTTTTCTTCTTTATGAGGTTTATCAAGATAAAGCGATGTTTGAATGTCATTTGAAGTCGAATCATTATCTTGTCTACGATAATGCAATAAGAGATTGGATAAACAGTAAAGAAGTCATGTCTTGGAAAAAAGTGGAATAA
- a CDS encoding isocitrate/isopropylmalate dehydrogenase family protein, translating into MKNEFDIAVMPGDGIGQEITRPSFDLVADVASEFGVKLTYTEIEAGADLYRRTGESFPEENFIRAKQADAIYLAAMGLPNVRYPDGTEIGPQHDLRKRLELYAGVRPCITMPGLPLPLIDERSKALNFVIVRESTEGIFAYPRSHELDSHEAAYNLIKITRRISEKLFDYSFSLAQRRKSKGTRGLVTCIDKANVLSSMFFFRSIFNEVKEHYPEISTEYMYVDAAALNLIRRPWEFDVCPVENQFGDILSDEAAALMGGMGMSPSGEIGDDNAVFQPCHGSAPDIAGKGIANPTGMILSGAMMLDYLGTKFSNDAAIQASETLIEAVKSAYRTKKLLPYELGGSSGTAEIFGLVNKALEKD; encoded by the coding sequence ATGAAAAACGAATTTGATATTGCTGTAATGCCAGGTGATGGAATTGGTCAGGAGATCACAAGGCCGTCATTTGATTTAGTTGCTGATGTTGCATCTGAGTTTGGCGTTAAACTTACATATACTGAGATTGAAGCGGGGGCGGATCTGTATAGACGAACAGGGGAGAGTTTTCCTGAAGAAAATTTTATTCGTGCTAAACAAGCTGATGCCATCTATTTAGCTGCCATGGGATTACCAAATGTTAGATATCCTGATGGAACAGAGATAGGCCCTCAGCATGATTTAAGAAAACGGTTAGAACTTTATGCCGGAGTACGTCCATGTATAACAATGCCGGGATTACCTCTCCCTTTAATTGATGAACGGAGCAAAGCGCTTAACTTTGTCATTGTACGAGAATCCACTGAAGGCATATTTGCCTATCCTAGATCACATGAGTTGGACAGCCATGAGGCTGCATATAATCTAATAAAAATAACTCGAAGAATATCTGAGAAGCTATTTGACTACAGTTTTAGCTTAGCACAAAGGCGAAAGAGTAAAGGAACTCGAGGCCTTGTAACATGCATTGATAAGGCGAATGTTTTATCATCGATGTTCTTTTTCAGAAGTATTTTTAACGAAGTGAAAGAGCATTATCCGGAAATATCGACTGAATACATGTACGTCGATGCTGCCGCGTTAAACCTTATCAGGAGGCCTTGGGAATTCGATGTTTGCCCAGTAGAGAACCAATTTGGTGATATTTTGTCAGATGAAGCAGCCGCATTAATGGGAGGAATGGGGATGTCGCCATCTGGTGAAATTGGTGATGATAATGCAGTGTTTCAACCTTGCCATGGAAGTGCACCCGATATTGCCGGGAAGGGTATAGCCAACCCTACGGGCATGATCCTTTCTGGTGCAATGATGCTTGATTACTTGGGTACTAAATTTTCAAATGATGCCGCGATACAAGCTAGTGAGACCTTGATAGAAGCGGTAAAATCGGCTTACCGGACTAAGAAGTTATTACCCTATGAATTAGGTGGTAGTTCTGGAACAGCGGAGATTTTTGGGCTGGTAAACAAAGCATTAGAAAAGGACTGA
- a CDS encoding TRAP transporter large permease yields MSIALFISFIVFLLLGIPISFCLAMAATFSIYFFSDVSVSTIVQKMFRGVDSFTLMAIPFFIFAGNIMARGGVSRKLTNIAASFVGKTTGGLAMVSTLACTFFGAISGSAPATTSAIGSIMVESMEKKGYKKSFSAATIAASGPIGLLIPPSNNMVLFGAIAGASIGELFLGGIVPGLMMAIGLMILEYVISKKRGYEGSEKASLGRIGAALKDGIWAILMPGIILGGIYGGIFTPTEAAAVAVVYGTIISVFVYKMLRFSDFKKVIYSSAKSTASIMYLVACAHLFSYILASESIPQMFARYLVTVSNNLLVIQLLMMLALLFVGTFLDNAVAVVLLTPIFYPVIEAMGGNLVYFGVLFIFALAIGQITPPVGLCLFVSCNIADESIERISIEIIPFVVVLIVILLILNFFPSLITFIPNISGI; encoded by the coding sequence ATGAGTATCGCGCTTTTTATTTCGTTTATTGTATTCCTTTTATTAGGGATTCCGATCTCGTTTTGTTTAGCAATGGCAGCAACGTTCTCTATCTATTTCTTTAGTGACGTATCAGTGAGCACTATTGTTCAGAAGATGTTTAGAGGGGTTGATTCTTTCACTCTTATGGCTATTCCATTCTTCATTTTTGCTGGGAATATAATGGCAAGAGGCGGGGTTTCACGGAAACTAACAAACATTGCCGCTTCCTTTGTTGGCAAAACAACTGGTGGCTTAGCAATGGTGAGTACTTTGGCTTGTACCTTTTTCGGCGCCATTTCTGGGTCTGCTCCGGCCACCACTTCTGCGATTGGTTCTATCATGGTTGAATCGATGGAGAAAAAGGGATACAAAAAAAGTTTTTCGGCAGCAACAATAGCAGCCTCCGGTCCTATCGGATTATTAATTCCCCCAAGTAATAATATGGTCTTATTTGGGGCAATAGCTGGTGCCTCTATTGGAGAACTTTTCCTTGGTGGCATTGTACCGGGTTTGATGATGGCAATTGGTCTGATGATACTTGAATATGTTATCAGCAAGAAAAGAGGATATGAAGGATCGGAAAAAGCTTCATTGGGAAGAATTGGCGCTGCACTAAAGGATGGGATCTGGGCAATCTTGATGCCAGGAATCATTCTTGGAGGCATTTACGGTGGAATTTTTACTCCGACAGAGGCTGCTGCAGTTGCTGTCGTATATGGTACGATAATCAGTGTTTTTGTTTATAAAATGCTAAGATTCTCGGATTTCAAGAAAGTAATTTATTCTTCTGCAAAAAGCACTGCTTCTATAATGTACCTTGTTGCATGTGCACATCTTTTTAGCTATATTCTTGCTAGTGAATCTATTCCACAAATGTTTGCGCGCTATCTTGTAACGGTCTCAAACAATCTTTTAGTTATTCAACTTCTCATGATGTTAGCTTTGCTTTTTGTCGGAACTTTTTTGGATAATGCTGTTGCGGTAGTCCTGTTGACGCCTATTTTTTATCCGGTTATTGAAGCAATGGGAGGAAACCTTGTTTATTTTGGGGTCCTCTTTATTTTTGCCCTTGCTATCGGTCAGATCACGCCTCCTGTTGGATTGTGTTTATTTGTTTCCTGTAATATCGCCGATGAATCAATTGAAAGGATATCCATAGAGATAATTCCATTTGTCGTAGTATTAATCGTAATCTTACTTATTTTGAATTTTTTTCCGAGTCTCATTACTTTTATTCCCAATATTTCAGGTATATAG
- a CDS encoding TRAP transporter small permease, with product MVSILIALNNKIYRVLKIAIMIFLPAMSILVFAQVVARHLGISLAWSEELSKYFFSWLTYLGAAVVYRSGGHVAVMSLVNSIKKRWLKKSVLIIGHVLVLIFVWIAAFLAATLVLRFYNNGLTSVNIPFIKMAYVFLQVPIANFCIGIFALEKILVEVFDYDIKHNSMMTKKNCKEEGAS from the coding sequence ATGGTTAGCATATTGATAGCATTGAACAATAAGATTTATCGAGTACTCAAGATAGCAATCATGATATTTCTTCCTGCAATGAGCATCTTGGTATTTGCCCAAGTAGTTGCAAGACATCTGGGAATTTCACTAGCCTGGAGTGAAGAGCTCTCAAAATACTTTTTCTCATGGCTAACCTATTTGGGTGCTGCTGTTGTATACCGCAGTGGTGGGCATGTGGCAGTAATGTCGTTAGTTAATTCTATAAAGAAACGGTGGTTGAAGAAATCCGTACTCATAATAGGGCACGTGTTGGTATTGATTTTTGTTTGGATTGCAGCGTTTCTTGCTGCGACCTTGGTATTACGATTTTATAATAATGGCCTTACATCCGTAAATATTCCTTTTATTAAAATGGCATATGTTTTTCTCCAGGTTCCTATTGCCAATTTTTGCATCGGAATTTTTGCACTGGAAAAAATACTTGTAGAAGTTTTCGATTATGATATCAAGCACAATAGCATGATGACCAAAAAAAACTGTAAGGAAGAAGGTGCTTCATGA
- a CDS encoding TRAP transporter substrate-binding protein, translating into MKKIARIMLSTFVVLALVVCITPVVMANGQGENSSDGVVNLKLSHSAAETHRYHKAALKFKEEIEKRTNGRYTITIFPLNQLGTQEEVTEAVQLGTIDIAITSDDKLMTLVPDFSVLGMPFLFRDYDHAYSTLNGEVGDLLSKKLEEKNVMVISWLENGFRQITNNRQPIFSPEDLNGLKIRVSTSKANMLFFNTCGAASTNITTSELYTALQLNTVEAQENPLANIIDKKLYEVQKYLSISGHVHTAEPMIMSKSTFDSLSPEDKKIFLEVGREVSQWAFDDAKNSFDENIEALKIKGMEVNYIDPSRFNDVVDAVYNEYGKQYSDLINKIKANK; encoded by the coding sequence ATGAAAAAGATCGCTAGGATCATGTTATCTACGTTTGTCGTTCTTGCTCTCGTGGTATGTATTACTCCTGTCGTAATGGCAAATGGACAAGGTGAGAATTCATCTGACGGCGTTGTTAATCTAAAATTAAGCCATTCGGCGGCTGAAACGCATCGTTATCACAAGGCAGCACTGAAATTCAAGGAGGAAATAGAGAAAAGAACTAATGGAAGATATACCATTACCATTTTCCCTTTGAACCAGCTTGGTACACAGGAAGAAGTAACCGAAGCGGTTCAGCTAGGTACCATTGATATTGCAATTACTTCGGATGATAAGCTGATGACTCTGGTTCCTGATTTTAGTGTTCTTGGAATGCCTTTTCTTTTTCGAGATTATGACCATGCCTATTCAACGTTGAACGGTGAAGTTGGTGACCTGCTTTCAAAGAAGCTTGAAGAAAAAAATGTCATGGTCATTTCGTGGTTAGAGAATGGCTTTCGGCAGATCACAAATAATCGTCAACCTATCTTCTCACCTGAAGATCTTAATGGCCTAAAGATACGTGTTTCGACCTCAAAGGCAAATATGCTTTTTTTTAATACCTGCGGCGCAGCATCCACAAATATTACAACCAGTGAGCTGTATACAGCCCTCCAACTTAACACAGTTGAGGCTCAGGAAAATCCTTTAGCAAATATTATAGATAAAAAACTTTACGAGGTTCAAAAATATCTCTCTATTTCTGGGCATGTACATACAGCAGAACCTATGATTATGTCGAAGAGTACTTTTGATAGTTTAAGTCCTGAGGACAAAAAAATCTTTCTTGAAGTAGGGCGAGAGGTGTCTCAGTGGGCTTTCGATGATGCTAAAAATAGTTTCGACGAAAATATTGAGGCATTGAAGATTAAAGGGATGGAAGTGAATTATATAGACCCTTCCAGATTTAATGATGTTGTCGATGCTGTTTATAACGAATATGGCAAGCAATATAGTGATCTCATCAACAAGATCAAGGCTAACAAATAA
- a CDS encoding FCD domain-containing protein: protein MAKRIIHRKKIYEEIVDHLFDDIKNGVYKVNEELPSERELMEEFGVGRPAVREAISKLELMGLIDVRSGSVAKVREPTIQRLVDEMSGVVQLLLMSPEGEATFQEIRLILEVALVRKAARDAGSEQIRKLELALEDNRQNLNDRNKFAESDLSFHQALAEITGNSVIIGVMQSLSSWLMRKREVTLAKSGQSKMAFEAHQKILDGIKKRNPDLAETAMQDHLSQIQNIWAEQIDNEISESGS from the coding sequence ATGGCAAAGCGAATTATCCATAGGAAAAAAATCTACGAAGAAATTGTTGATCATCTTTTCGACGATATCAAAAATGGGGTGTATAAAGTTAACGAAGAGCTGCCTTCAGAAAGAGAGCTGATGGAGGAGTTTGGTGTCGGCCGTCCAGCTGTTCGTGAAGCTATTTCCAAACTTGAATTAATGGGCTTAATTGACGTTAGATCCGGTTCAGTGGCAAAAGTTCGTGAGCCAACAATCCAGCGCTTAGTCGATGAAATGTCGGGGGTTGTTCAGCTTCTTCTGATGTCACCAGAGGGTGAAGCTACATTTCAAGAAATACGACTCATATTAGAAGTAGCTCTCGTACGAAAGGCTGCGCGTGATGCGGGATCAGAGCAAATTAGAAAACTAGAGTTAGCATTAGAGGACAACAGGCAGAATCTGAACGATAGAAACAAATTTGCCGAAAGTGATTTATCTTTTCACCAAGCCTTAGCAGAAATCACAGGAAATTCAGTAATTATTGGGGTAATGCAATCTCTCAGCTCCTGGTTAATGAGAAAACGGGAAGTAACCCTTGCAAAATCCGGTCAAAGTAAAATGGCATTTGAGGCTCACCAAAAGATTTTAGATGGAATAAAAAAACGAAACCCAGATTTAGCTGAAACAGCAATGCAAGATCACTTATCGCAGATCCAAAATATCTGGGCCGAACAAATTGATAATGAAATATCGGAGTCAGGCTCATAG
- a CDS encoding energy-coupling factor transporter transmembrane component T codes for MKLDLFFRIPTIRYFAQLLTLDGPTVGLDRKSSTVLMDIVRDANDQGHTIIIMVADAQKTRGLDLEKGSFITRPKSYMPIIVSVIITGLKASTNLANAMETRDFCATKKKRTYLHELKMTRLDCAVLGFLICFMSRLTISRFAFGYGSDVIHIVPVWNPIYVVFAYWDWDFLRDRSRL; via the coding sequence GTGAAGTTGGATTTGTTTTTCAGAATCCCGACCATCAGATATTTTGCCCAACTTCTTACCCTGGATGGACCGACCGTTGGACTCGACAGAAAAAGCAGTACCGTTCTTATGGATATTGTAAGGGATGCAAACGACCAGGGGCATACGATTATCATCATGGTGGCGGACGCCCAGAAAACCCGCGGGCTTGACCTGGAAAAAGGATCATTCATTACGCGGCCCAAATCGTACATGCCTATCATCGTATCGGTGATCATCACCGGTTTGAAAGCCAGCACAAATCTTGCAAACGCGATGGAAACCAGAGACTTTTGCGCTACAAAGAAAAAACGGACCTATCTCCATGAGCTGAAGATGACCCGCCTTGACTGCGCTGTGCTTGGTTTTCTTATCTGCTTCATGTCGAGACTTACGATTAGTCGTTTTGCGTTTGGGTATGGAAGTGATGTGATACATATTGTTCCAGTGTGGAATCCAATATATGTTGTTTTTGCCTATTGGGATTGGGATTTTCTTCGAGATAGGAGCAGGCTATGA
- a CDS encoding ATP-binding cassette domain-containing protein — protein MKGDVFTCGMNTKEAEVASLAGTVGVVFQDPETQLFTMSVEDEVAFGLECAGMALVRQRWQSILSVC, from the coding sequence GTGAAGGGTGATGTGTTCACCTGCGGCATGAACACAAAAGAGGCTGAGGTTGCCAGTTTGGCGGGAACGGTCGGGGTCGTATTTCAGGATCCCGAGACGCAACTGTTTACGATGAGTGTGGAAGATGAAGTGGCCTTCGGCTTGGAATGTGCCGGAATGGCTCTGGTAAGACAACGCTGGCAAAGCATCTTGTCGGTTTGCTAA
- a CDS encoding ECF transporter S component: MILGWFFGAIVMIGGYLLAGGLLYGFGPALAEVPGNIGQVVAGGIVGIPLVFAVRKVYPPLATLGKARKREMEE; the protein is encoded by the coding sequence ATGATTCTGGGATGGTTCTTTGGAGCAATTGTAATGATCGGCGGATATCTTCTGGCCGGCGGTCTCCTCTACGGCTTTGGCCCTGCTCTTGCAGAAGTTCCCGGGAATATCGGGCAGGTTGTGGCCGGGGGAATTGTAGGGATACCCCTTGTTTTTGCGGTTCGAAAGGTGTATCCGCCGCTTGCGACCCTTGGTAAGGCAAGGAAGAGGGAGATGGAGGAGTAA
- a CDS encoding pyridoxal-phosphate-dependent aminotransferase family protein — protein sequence MKYDKLTMSAGPAEIHPRVSKAAAEPILYHYDPAFKQLHHGVEEKLKKLFLTSNDIIIMQGEAILGLEAAAFSCIRPGDTCLNLVTGVFGKWFEDFIHMYGGKVVEIRKDYNSSITPEEVRSAFEKNPDIKLMSVVHSETPSGTINPINELCPIAKEYGAITLVDSVSGVAGSEVRTDEWGIDICITGPQKCIGAMPGLSLMAVSPDAWQRIAASNPARNTFLSMLDWKEKWLTHGAFPYTPSVSLIYALNAALDMIFEEGLEAVWKRHGDCARACRAGLKAMGLSLWPESEFIATDCCTAFKIPEAIESASFIEHLRETYGVVISPGYGELNGALLRIGHMGHTAKPMPVMTALTFVGKALRDRGFPAKIGDGLEAALSELY from the coding sequence GTGAAGTATGACAAACTGACAATGTCTGCTGGCCCGGCTGAAATACATCCGCGTGTATCGAAAGCGGCGGCAGAACCAATCCTCTATCATTATGATCCGGCGTTTAAACAGTTGCACCATGGCGTTGAGGAGAAGCTTAAAAAACTATTTCTAACAAGTAATGATATCATCATCATGCAAGGCGAGGCGATACTGGGACTTGAGGCGGCCGCATTCAGTTGTATCAGGCCCGGAGATACCTGTTTGAACCTCGTTACCGGGGTGTTCGGTAAATGGTTTGAAGACTTTATCCATATGTACGGTGGCAAAGTGGTTGAAATTCGGAAAGACTACAACAGCTCGATTACTCCGGAAGAAGTACGTTCTGCCTTTGAGAAGAACCCCGATATAAAACTGATGAGTGTTGTCCATTCTGAGACCCCTTCGGGAACGATAAATCCCATTAACGAGCTGTGTCCTATTGCTAAAGAATATGGGGCTATCACCCTTGTCGATTCTGTTTCAGGCGTTGCGGGTAGTGAAGTGAGAACCGATGAATGGGGAATTGATATCTGCATTACCGGTCCGCAAAAGTGTATAGGTGCGATGCCTGGTCTGAGTTTGATGGCGGTAAGTCCGGATGCATGGCAGAGGATTGCTGCTTCGAACCCTGCCCGTAATACCTTTCTCAGCATGCTCGACTGGAAAGAGAAGTGGCTGACACATGGAGCATTTCCCTATACGCCTTCCGTCTCGTTGATCTACGCCCTTAATGCCGCCCTGGATATGATCTTTGAAGAGGGGCTTGAAGCGGTCTGGAAGCGACATGGCGATTGTGCAAGAGCCTGCAGAGCGGGGCTAAAGGCAATGGGGCTGTCGCTGTGGCCGGAATCGGAATTCATCGCTACAGATTGCTGTACCGCCTTTAAGATTCCCGAGGCGATTGAATCGGCCTCATTTATTGAACATTTGCGGGAAACATACGGTGTCGTCATTTCTCCCGGATATGGAGAGTTGAATGGTGCGTTGCTCAGGATCGGCCACATGGGCCATACGGCTAAGCCGATGCCTGTAATGACCGCATTGACATTTGTAGGGAAAGCCCTGAGGGATAGAGGATTTCCCGCAAAAATAGGAGATGGGCTCGAAGCTGCTTTATCAGAACTGTATTAA
- a CDS encoding methyl-accepting chemotaxis protein: MGQAHATTRISNGKKILHYFASKINAIVFEIISRSQLLNITIQYLHEQFAKLTEVIGTVRSTFQQRMERLLDVFLRSRGYIEDVEEHFSHIDTSFGDSYKLGQALQLKAEEAEKQLKEIEDLSEMTNILAMNASIQAARVGTEGAGFAVVAKEIRRHGEQSREIVTQASAQLHEMIDLIFQLVDIMQSIGAEVSSSREILQKLLETTQKSKDSADEVQEDVQSILNVFQEYDSLRESLNRMIDQSAVSNTEIEEILLSFQADLAGVNRKFR; encoded by the coding sequence ATGGGCCAAGCACATGCGACGACCAGGATAAGCAACGGGAAAAAGATACTGCATTACTTCGCGAGTAAAATCAATGCGATCGTTTTTGAAATTATATCGCGAAGTCAGCTTCTGAATATTACGATCCAGTATTTGCATGAACAATTCGCTAAATTAACCGAGGTCATTGGGACCGTCAGGTCAACCTTTCAGCAGCGAATGGAACGTTTGCTTGATGTTTTCTTGCGTTCCCGAGGCTACATCGAAGATGTGGAAGAGCATTTTTCTCATATCGATACATCTTTCGGCGATTCCTATAAGCTCGGGCAGGCCTTGCAGTTGAAAGCCGAAGAGGCGGAGAAGCAGCTGAAGGAAATCGAAGATTTGTCCGAGATGACGAATATTCTTGCAATGAATGCTTCGATTCAGGCTGCCCGTGTCGGAACGGAAGGAGCGGGGTTCGCTGTTGTCGCCAAAGAGATCCGGCGACATGGGGAGCAATCCAGGGAGATCGTTACTCAGGCGTCTGCACAGCTGCATGAAATGATCGACTTAATCTTTCAGCTCGTGGACATCATGCAGTCCATCGGTGCCGAAGTCTCATCAAGCCGGGAAATCCTGCAAAAGCTTTTGGAAACAACTCAAAAGAGCAAAGATAGTGCCGATGAAGTTCAGGAAGATGTGCAATCCATACTCAATGTGTTTCAGGAATATGATTCCCTTCGGGAAAGCTTGAATCGTATGATCGACCAATCAGCGGTTTCGAATACCGAGATTGAGGAAATCCTTCTATCCTTTCAGGCCGACCTCGCCGGTGTAAACCGTAAATTCCGTTAG
- a CDS encoding FIST signal transduction protein gives MSVLTAATAGEDIDPVLQAISQENVRIVLYFFSVDYKKLDIEATVHQWFPEAVCLGSSMIGGWGPNGPMEKGFTAMSLSSDEVETVVSSFREGVKAHPRQTAREIVEDIALQLPEGEVNPADYIGIVLIDGLSLGELLMKEFTTAKKFTFPIVGGAAADELTFTETLVAHNSIMSSDGAAVAVMKMKVPFFYDHFVHYLPTGKEFLITRADPQRRIVWEINHMPAADYYAKLLNLPGPEAIDHIHFSRNPLGVVIGDRVYTRSPNAVIDGKGLQFYCFIEAGTKMQLLKQGDILANARDALKKAEDYVYPIQGVILFNCVLRYLEMKEDGKLESFHQIFSSLPYIGFNTYGEELFTHHNQTLTALFIGR, from the coding sequence ATGTCAGTTCTTACAGCGGCTACAGCCGGAGAGGATATTGATCCGGTCTTGCAGGCGATCTCGCAGGAAAATGTTCGGATCGTTTTGTATTTTTTTTCTGTCGATTATAAAAAGTTGGACATAGAGGCGACCGTCCACCAGTGGTTTCCCGAGGCCGTATGCCTCGGCTCATCGATGATCGGTGGGTGGGGACCGAACGGGCCGATGGAAAAAGGTTTTACGGCCATGTCGCTTTCCTCTGATGAAGTGGAAACAGTGGTTTCCTCTTTTCGTGAAGGTGTTAAAGCACATCCGCGACAGACGGCACGTGAAATCGTCGAGGATATTGCTCTTCAGCTTCCTGAAGGTGAAGTAAATCCCGCCGATTACATTGGAATCGTACTTATCGACGGACTGTCGTTGGGTGAGTTGCTGATGAAAGAGTTTACCACTGCAAAGAAGTTCACCTTCCCCATTGTCGGCGGAGCAGCGGCAGATGAACTAACATTTACCGAAACATTGGTTGCGCATAATTCTATAATGTCCAGCGACGGAGCGGCTGTAGCGGTAATGAAGATGAAGGTTCCTTTTTTCTATGATCATTTTGTCCATTATCTGCCTACCGGGAAGGAGTTCCTTATCACCCGTGCCGATCCTCAGCGGCGCATTGTGTGGGAAATAAACCACATGCCTGCCGCCGATTATTACGCTAAGCTGCTGAATCTTCCGGGACCGGAGGCAATCGACCATATCCATTTTTCACGGAATCCATTAGGGGTGGTTATCGGCGATAGGGTTTATACAAGAAGCCCCAATGCGGTAATAGATGGGAAAGGACTGCAATTCTACTGCTTTATAGAGGCCGGCACTAAAATGCAACTCTTAAAGCAGGGTGATATTCTTGCAAATGCCAGAGATGCACTAAAAAAAGCCGAAGACTATGTCTATCCCATTCAGGGAGTAATACTTTTTAATTGTGTCCTTCGATATCTTGAAATGAAAGAGGATGGCAAATTGGAGAGCTTTCATCAGATTTTTTCATCCCTTCCTTACATAGGCTTTAATACCTACGGAGAGGAATTGTTCACTCATCACAACCAGACTCTTACCGCCTTGTTCATCGGGAGATAG